Proteins encoded within one genomic window of Canis lupus dingo isolate Sandy chromosome 28, ASM325472v2, whole genome shotgun sequence:
- the UBTD1 gene encoding ubiquitin domain-containing protein 1 isoform X2 has translation MGNCVGRQRRERPAAPGHPRKRAGRNEPLKKERLKWKSDYPMTDGQLRSKRDEFWDTAPAFEGRKEIWDALKAAAYAAEANDHELAQAILDGASITLPHGTLCECYDELGNRYQLPIYCLSPPVNLLLEHTEEESLEPPEPTPSVRREFPLKVRLSTGKDVRLSASLPDTVGQLKRQLHTQEGIEPSWQRWFFSGKLLTDRTRLQETKIQKDFVIQVIINQPPPPQD, from the exons GGCGCAATGAGCCCCTGAAGAAGGAACGACTGAAGTGGAAGAGTGACTACCCCATGACTGACGGGCAGCTGCGGAGCAAACGGGATGAGTTCTGGGACACAGCACCTGCCTTTGAGGGCCGCAAGGAGATCTGGGACGCCCTCAAGGCCGCCGCCTATGCAGCTGAGGCCAACGACCACGAGCTGGCTCAGGCCATCCTGGACGGAGCCAGCATCACCCTGCCTCATG GCACCCTCTGTGAATGCTACGACGAGCTGGGCAATCGCTACCAGCTGCCCATCTACTGCCTGTCGCCGCCCGTGAACCTGCTGCTGGAGCACACTGAGGAGGAGAGCCTGGAGCCGCCAGAGCCCACGCCCAGCGTGCGCCGCGAGTTCCCCCTGAAGGTGCGCCTTTCCACGGGCAAGGACGTGAGGCTCAGCGCCAGCCTGCCTGACACAGTGGGGCAGCTGAAGAGGCAGCTGCACACCCAAGAGGGCATTGAGCCGTCCTGGCAACGGTGGTTCTTCTCCGGGAAGCTGCTCACAGACCGCACGCGACTCCAGGAAACCAAGATCCAGAAAGATTTTGTTATCCAGGTCATCATCAACcagcccccgccgccccaggACTGA